The sequence GGATCAGGGAAAAGTGTATTTATCAACTCTATCTTAGTCAGCTTGTTGTATAAGGCTAAGCCAAGCGAAGTTAAACTGATTTTAATTGATCCGAAAGCTGTTGAGTTAGCACCTTATAATGCGATACCACATCTTTTGTCACCGGTTATTTCAGAACCTAAAGCAGCGAGTGAAGCATTGAAATGGGCTGTTAATGAAATGGAAGAGCGGTATCAAAAATTAGCAGCTGCTGGGGTAAGAAACATTCAGCGCTTTAATGAAAAAGCTGAAGAGCATGGAGATTATGGCTTGAGGTTGCCTTACATTGTGATTGTTATTGATGAATTAGCCGATTTGATGATGGTTGCAAGCAGCGATGTTCAAGATTCTATTGTGCGTATTACACAAAAAGCACGAGCTGCAGGCATTCATCTTTTAGTAGCGACACAACGGCCGAGTGTTGATGTTATTACTGGAACGATTAAAAATAATATTCCTACACGAGTTGCTTTCATGGTTTCTAGTCAAGTGGATTCCCGTACTATTATGGACAGTGGAGGGGCAGAAAAATTATTAGGACGAGGCGATATGCTATTCTTGGAGAATGGAGCCAGTCAGCCGATCCGAATTCAAGGGACTTATGTAGAAAAGGAAATTGATTCTATTGTAAAACATGTAAAAGATCAACGGAAAACCAATTATCTTTTTGAACCTGAAACCCTTTTGGCTAGAGTGGAAGCTGTTGAAAATAAAGATGAATTATTTGGTGAAATTTTGCCGTTTATTATTGATGAAGGTCAAGTCTCAGCGTCTTCTTTACAACGCAAGTTTAAAATTGGGTTTAATCGAGCATCTAATTTAATTGAATCGCTTGAAAGTGAGAACTTGATTTCTGCTAATAAAGGCTCAAAACCACGTGATGTTTTTATCACTAAAGCCGACTATGAAGAAAAATACCTATAAAACATACTAAGCTGAGACATTTGGTCTCAGCTTTTTTGGTATTGGTAAGCCAAATAAAGGTATTTATCTTCTACGATTTTGAAATTCCGGCAGAAATTTCATTTCCCCTAAGAATTCCCAACACGATTTGTCTATGAATCTTTTTTTATACCGCTAACTTTATTAGTATTAAGTATCCATTAGTCTATTTAGATGAGAAATTGGTTTCATTTATTACATGTATTCGCTGCCAATATTTGGTTTAAATTAAGATTCAAGCAGAAGCTTATTATTGGTAGGCTAAAAAAAAAAATCATGGTATACTGTATTCGTTGTATTTTGCAAAGGATATTTTTTGAAAAAAACAATTAACAAAGCAATGAATTTAATTGATTCCCGCCTTAAGCAGATGGTGCTGATAGGACAAAAGATTTTTTTGAAACCCATTCAGTCATCAAAAAGAAACAAAACAAGCTTTAGAGCAGGGTTACTTAGTCTAATAACAAACAAAATGTAGCTAAATAATGGAGGCTTTATAAAAATGAATAATGAAACAATCTATCATTTCGTTGGGATTAAAGGTTCAGGCATGAGTGCATTAGCTTTGATCCTTCATGATAAAGGTTTTAAGGTCCAAGGTTCTGATGTAGACAAGTACTTCTTTACACAAAAAAACATTGAAGAAGCCGGTATTCCTATTCTGGCTTTTGATAAAAAAAATATTCGTAATGGCTTGACCATTATCGCCGGAAATGCTTTTCCGGATTCACATGAAGAAATTGTTGCTGCTAAAGAACTGGGATTATCAGTAATACGTTACCAGGATTTCCTTGGTGATTTACTGAAACACTATACTAGTATCACGATTACAGGTTCACATGGAAAAACGAGTACGACAGGACTTCTGGCTCATGTCATGAGTACAATTGTAGATACGAGTTATTTGATCGGCGATGGTACCGGGCATGGTGTTCCCGATGCAGATTTCTTTGTACTGGAAGCGTGCGAATACCGTCGTCATTTCTTAGCGTATCATCCTGATTATGCTATTATTACCAACATTGATTACGATCATCCAGATTATTTTACTAGTTTGGAAGATGTAGTGGACGCCTTTAGTGTGATGGCTCAACAGGTTCAAAAAGCCATTATTGCTTGTGGAGATGACGAGCAATTGGTGAAATTGCATGCGAATGTTCCTGTTGTGTATTATGGTTTCGGAGATCACAACGATTTCCAAGCTAAAAACTTGAGTCGTTCAATCACCGGTTCAAGTTTTGACGTTTACATTAGAAATGAATTTTATGGCCACTTTGTAATTCCAACATATGGCAAACACAACATTCTAAATGCTTTAGCGGTCATTGCCATCTGTCATTATGAAAATATTGATAAAGACAAAGTGGCAGCTAATCTTAGAACATTTGCTGGTGTTAAACGCCGTTTCAGTGAAAAATTGATGGCAGATATGGTCATTATTGATGATTATGCTCATCATCCTTCAGAAATACGGGCAACTATTGATGCTGCTCGACAAAAGTATCCTGATAAAGAAATCATTGCAATTTTCCAACCACATACGTTCACTCGGACTGTAGCTATGTTAAGTGAATTTGCAGAAGCTCTTAATTTAGCCGATTCGGTTTATCTATGTGATATCTTTGGTTCAGCACGTGAGCAACAAGGTGATGTAACAATCGAAGACCTAGCTGAAAAAATCGATACAGGTGCTTTGATCTTGAAAGAAGAGAACATGTCACCTTTATTGGAACACCACGATGCAGTTGCTATTTTTATGGGTGCAGGAGATGTTCAAAAATTCGAATTGGCTTATGAAACCTTATTAAGCCGTTCCACATTAAGCAAATAAATAACAAAATGGAGACTGGGGGAAAAAGTGGCAAAGACACTTTTTCCCCCAGTCTTTGTGAGTCTAGTCGTCTTTTACCAGATTCGCTATCTAAAGGTTTTTTTGGTAAAATATTAATGAAGAAAAGGGGCATATCGATCGGTTCATTTCATAAGATGAACGGGAGAAATAATCCTTATAGAACTGAAAACAAAGGAGCTTTTTTATGACTCAAAAAAATAAATTATTATTAATCGATGGGAA is a genomic window of Carnobacterium sp. CP1 containing:
- the murC gene encoding UDP-N-acetylmuramate--L-alanine ligase, producing MNNETIYHFVGIKGSGMSALALILHDKGFKVQGSDVDKYFFTQKNIEEAGIPILAFDKKNIRNGLTIIAGNAFPDSHEEIVAAKELGLSVIRYQDFLGDLLKHYTSITITGSHGKTSTTGLLAHVMSTIVDTSYLIGDGTGHGVPDADFFVLEACEYRRHFLAYHPDYAIITNIDYDHPDYFTSLEDVVDAFSVMAQQVQKAIIACGDDEQLVKLHANVPVVYYGFGDHNDFQAKNLSRSITGSSFDVYIRNEFYGHFVIPTYGKHNILNALAVIAICHYENIDKDKVAANLRTFAGVKRRFSEKLMADMVIIDDYAHHPSEIRATIDAARQKYPDKEIIAIFQPHTFTRTVAMLSEFAEALNLADSVYLCDIFGSAREQQGDVTIEDLAEKIDTGALILKEENMSPLLEHHDAVAIFMGAGDVQKFELAYETLLSRSTLSK